In a genomic window of uncultured Flavobacterium sp.:
- a CDS encoding TolC family protein: MLIFLIVLTFNGLQAQEIHSVSLNEAVKLAKENNKKILRSQLETTLSEQNIKERKELRLPDIELNGEYSRITNITEFKGSGFLNGKEVTKAIPEIYQVNSTFKMPIYAGNKINNAIKIANQENEIAKIKTEKTQNDIELEVVANYLAIYKMMELQKIFEENIKEEKSRLKEVQSLQKHGTVTKNEVIRAELQLSDRELSALTNSKNIKIALHDLKTLIQIPESEEVAIDTTANIDEMKGLDPYDFYLGKAFQNEEMRMASQELNIKKTELKLVKANYLPTVNFFGNYGFYYPNYKFFPPNPYLYTLGQVGIEAHFDLSALYKNKTKVDQANTKIEWQKKQTEITKDEIQDKVFKEHTQYQEILEKFVVVDKALDLANENYRIVKLKYLNQLVLITEMVDADNALLQAKYNKISTRLDAILKHYELLHTAGIMPDQI; this comes from the coding sequence GTGTTGATATTTCTAATTGTATTGACATTTAATGGTTTACAAGCTCAAGAAATTCATTCGGTTTCGTTAAATGAAGCGGTGAAACTAGCTAAAGAAAACAATAAAAAGATCCTTAGATCTCAATTAGAGACTACGCTTTCAGAGCAAAACATCAAAGAAAGAAAAGAACTCCGTTTACCGGATATCGAATTAAACGGCGAATATTCCAGAATTACCAATATTACGGAATTCAAAGGAAGTGGTTTCCTAAATGGCAAAGAAGTAACGAAAGCAATTCCTGAAATCTATCAGGTGAATTCGACTTTTAAAATGCCAATTTATGCGGGTAATAAGATTAATAACGCCATTAAAATTGCGAATCAGGAAAACGAAATTGCCAAAATAAAAACCGAAAAGACTCAAAATGATATCGAGCTTGAAGTTGTAGCAAATTATCTGGCGATTTATAAAATGATGGAACTTCAGAAGATATTCGAAGAAAACATTAAAGAAGAAAAAAGCCGATTAAAAGAAGTTCAGTCTTTGCAAAAACACGGAACGGTAACCAAAAATGAAGTTATTAGAGCCGAATTACAGCTTTCGGATCGTGAATTAAGTGCACTTACAAACTCCAAAAACATAAAAATTGCACTTCACGATCTGAAAACTTTAATTCAGATTCCGGAAAGTGAAGAAGTAGCGATTGATACAACAGCCAATATCGATGAAATGAAAGGTTTAGATCCGTATGATTTTTACTTGGGAAAAGCTTTTCAGAATGAAGAAATGCGAATGGCAAGTCAGGAATTAAACATCAAAAAAACAGAATTGAAGTTGGTTAAAGCGAATTATTTGCCAACGGTAAACTTCTTTGGGAATTATGGTTTTTACTATCCAAACTACAAATTCTTTCCGCCAAATCCGTATTTGTACACTTTAGGACAAGTTGGTATTGAAGCGCATTTTGACCTTTCGGCATTGTATAAAAACAAAACTAAAGTAGATCAGGCGAACACAAAAATCGAATGGCAAAAAAAGCAAACTGAAATTACAAAAGATGAGATTCAGGATAAAGTGTTTAAAGAACATACGCAATATCAGGAAATCCTAGAGAAGTTTGTGGTTGTTGATAAAGCTTTGGATTTGGCCAATGAAAACTACCGAATCGTAAAACTAAAATACTTAAATCAATTGGTTTTAATAACCGAAATGGTCGATGCCG